The following are from one region of the Microbispora sp. ZYX-F-249 genome:
- a CDS encoding phospholipid carrier-dependent glycosyltransferase, with product MRGRLTPRDPMHPVAWAREDLPGWARRHRWFLVVLGLGALLRLVTVIGYRPALWFPDSYTYVVTAMRPRPDLVRPAGYSMFLRLLEAFHSFALVVTVQHVLGLLVGVMLYVTVLRRGGPPWAAVLACVPVLLDAYQIELEHLLVSDSLFTFLLVGAVCLAMRRPLTPRSAAALGLVLAAATLTRTVGLPLVAVFALFLLAYGVRRAAGESGPGGESGSVRPGRAVARLTVPFLVAALLPVAGYAGWFYATYERVGLVGSNGVFLYARTMSFADCSVMKPPPDLAVLCDPRPPAARPASQEYIWNAQSPLVRLPGITFTKETDTLAGRFASLAIRSQPLAFVRTTLTELGRSFTPGRPVYPDAATYGYYEFPATVPPPPGRHPAVVGKEFAQRYEGGPITVRIAEPFAGLMRAYQDVAWLPGTALLVILLVPPAAWAVRAGPARRAPARRTTGAAGETGAAWTRLVPQNHASSNRAPANWGIAWATAWALLLVPAATAQFDYRYVLPAVPLACLAAALSVRGPGRRARTP from the coding sequence GTGCGTGGGCGTCTGACGCCCCGCGACCCGATGCACCCGGTGGCGTGGGCGCGTGAGGACCTCCCCGGGTGGGCGCGCCGGCACCGGTGGTTTCTCGTGGTCCTCGGGCTCGGGGCGCTCCTGCGGCTGGTGACCGTGATCGGTTACCGGCCCGCGCTGTGGTTCCCCGACTCCTACACCTACGTGGTGACCGCCATGCGGCCGAGGCCGGACCTCGTCCGCCCGGCGGGCTACTCGATGTTCCTGAGGCTGCTGGAGGCGTTCCACAGCTTCGCCCTGGTCGTGACCGTCCAGCACGTGCTGGGGTTGCTCGTCGGCGTGATGCTCTACGTGACCGTCCTGCGGCGTGGCGGTCCCCCGTGGGCCGCCGTCCTGGCCTGCGTCCCGGTGCTGCTCGACGCGTACCAGATCGAGCTGGAGCACCTGCTCGTCTCCGACTCGTTGTTCACCTTCCTGCTCGTGGGGGCGGTGTGCCTGGCGATGCGCCGCCCGCTGACGCCTCGCTCGGCCGCCGCGCTCGGCCTCGTGCTGGCCGCCGCCACGCTGACCAGGACCGTCGGGCTCCCGCTCGTCGCCGTCTTCGCGCTCTTCCTGCTCGCGTACGGCGTGCGCCGTGCGGCCGGGGAGAGCGGGCCAGGCGGGGAGAGTGGGTCGGTGCGCCCAGGCAGGGCGGTGGCCCGGCTCACCGTGCCCTTCCTGGTGGCCGCGCTCCTGCCGGTCGCGGGCTACGCGGGGTGGTTCTACGCGACCTACGAGCGCGTCGGGCTGGTCGGCTCGAACGGCGTCTTCCTCTACGCGCGGACGATGTCGTTCGCCGACTGCTCGGTGATGAAGCCGCCGCCCGACCTCGCCGTGCTGTGCGACCCGCGGCCTCCCGCGGCCCGGCCGGCGTCCCAGGAGTACATCTGGAACGCGCAGTCCCCCCTGGTCCGGCTGCCCGGCATCACGTTCACCAAGGAGACCGACACCCTGGCCGGAAGGTTCGCCTCGCTCGCGATCCGCAGCCAGCCGCTCGCGTTCGTCCGCACGACGCTGACCGAGCTCGGCAGGTCGTTCACGCCGGGCCGGCCCGTCTACCCCGACGCCGCGACGTACGGGTACTACGAGTTCCCGGCGACCGTCCCGCCGCCGCCCGGACGACACCCCGCCGTGGTGGGCAAGGAGTTCGCGCAGCGTTACGAGGGCGGGCCGATCACGGTGCGCATCGCCGAGCCGTTCGCGGGCCTGATGCGGGCCTACCAGGACGTCGCGTGGCTGCCGGGGACGGCGCTGCTGGTGATCCTCCTGGTCCCGCCGGCCGCCTGGGCCGTCCGGGCCGGGCCGGCCCGCCGCGCCCCGGCGAGGCGCACCACCGGGGCGGCGGGCGAAACCGGGGCAGCGTGGACGCGACTGGTGCCCCAGAACCACGCCTCCTCGAACCGTGCCCCTGCGAATTGGGGCATCGCCTGGGCGACGGCATGGGCGCTGCTGCTCGTTCCGGCCGCCACGGCCCAGTTCGACTACCGCTACGTGCTGCCCGCGGTGCCGCTCGCCTGCCTGGCCGCAGCCCTGTCCGTACGAGGGCCCGGCAGACGGGCACGAACCCCTTGA